Proteins encoded by one window of Halorubrum ruber:
- the lpdA gene encoding dihydrolipoyl dehydrogenase — protein MVVGDVTTGTEVLVIGAGPGGYVAAIRAAQEGLDTTLVEKDAYGGACLNRGCIPSKALITGSGLAHEAGNAEFMGVHADPAVDMGKMVEWKDGVVDQLTGGVEKLCKANGVNLIEGTASFVGEDTVRVAHGGDGQGSETLSFEHAIVATGSRPVQIPGFEFAEDHVWSSADALDADTVPDRLGIVGGGYIGMELATTYAKLGADVTVVEMLDDILDPYEDDVKRIVRTRAEELGVEFHFGEGASEWSEAPDGGYLLHTETEEGEESTYGVDKILVAVGRQPVTDGLDLNEAGIETDERGFIDTDDRTRTAVEHIHAVGDVAGDPMLAHAASKEGIVAAEVIAGEPAAMDQQAIPAAVFTDPEIGTVGMTESEAADAGFDPAVGEMPFNASGRAMTTGHTEGFVRIVADEESGFVLGGQIVGPEASELIAEVALAIEMGATLEDVAATVHTHPTLAEAVMEAAENARGQAIHTLNR, from the coding sequence ATGGTCGTCGGAGACGTCACCACGGGAACGGAGGTACTGGTCATCGGCGCGGGGCCGGGCGGCTACGTCGCCGCCATCCGCGCCGCACAGGAGGGGCTCGACACCACGCTGGTCGAGAAGGACGCCTACGGCGGCGCCTGTCTCAACCGCGGGTGCATCCCCTCGAAGGCGCTGATCACGGGCAGCGGGCTCGCCCACGAGGCCGGCAACGCGGAGTTCATGGGCGTCCACGCGGACCCCGCCGTCGACATGGGGAAGATGGTCGAGTGGAAGGACGGCGTCGTCGACCAACTGACGGGCGGCGTCGAGAAGCTCTGTAAGGCGAACGGCGTGAACCTGATCGAGGGGACCGCCTCGTTCGTCGGCGAGGACACCGTTCGCGTCGCGCACGGCGGCGACGGGCAGGGCTCCGAGACGCTCTCGTTCGAACACGCGATCGTCGCGACCGGCTCGCGGCCGGTCCAGATCCCCGGCTTCGAGTTCGCCGAGGACCACGTCTGGAGCTCCGCCGACGCGCTCGACGCCGACACGGTCCCGGACCGCCTCGGGATCGTCGGCGGGGGTTACATCGGGATGGAGCTGGCGACGACGTACGCGAAGCTCGGCGCCGACGTGACGGTCGTCGAGATGCTCGACGACATCCTCGACCCCTACGAGGACGACGTGAAGCGGATCGTCCGCACGCGCGCCGAGGAGCTGGGCGTCGAGTTCCACTTCGGCGAGGGCGCGAGCGAGTGGTCGGAGGCGCCCGACGGCGGCTACCTGCTCCACACGGAGACGGAGGAGGGCGAGGAGTCGACGTACGGCGTCGACAAGATCCTCGTCGCGGTCGGCCGCCAGCCGGTCACGGACGGGCTCGACCTGAATGAGGCCGGGATCGAGACCGACGAGCGCGGGTTCATCGACACCGACGACCGCACCCGGACCGCGGTCGAGCACATCCACGCCGTCGGCGATGTCGCGGGCGACCCGATGCTCGCGCACGCGGCCTCGAAGGAGGGGATCGTCGCCGCCGAGGTGATCGCGGGCGAACCCGCCGCGATGGATCAGCAGGCGATCCCGGCGGCCGTCTTCACCGACCCCGAGATCGGCACGGTCGGGATGACCGAAAGCGAGGCCGCGGACGCCGGCTTCGACCCCGCGGTCGGCGAGATGCCCTTCAACGCCTCCGGGCGGGCGATGACGACCGGCCACACCGAGGGGTTCGTCCGGATCGTCGCCGACGAGGAGAGCGGGTTCGTCCTCGGCGGGCAGATCGTCGGCCCGGAGGCGTCGGAGCTGATCGCGGAGGTCGCACTCGCGATCGAAATGGGGGCGACGCTGGAGGACGTGGCCGCCACCGTCCACACCCACCCGACGCTCGCGGAGGCCGTGATGGAGGCCGCCGAGAACGCGCGCGGGCAGGCGATCCACACGCTGAACCGCTGA
- a CDS encoding alpha-ketoacid dehydrogenase subunit beta yields MTETQNLTLVQAIRDGLHTELREDDDVVVMGQDVGKNGGVFRATEGLFDEFGGDRVIDTPLAESGIVGTAVGMAAMGMRPVPEIQFSGFMYPGFDQIVSHMARFRTRSRGRFTLPMTLRAPYGGGIRAPEHHSESKEAFYAHEAGLKVVIPSTPYEAKGLLAASIRDPDPVIFLEPKLIYRAFREEVPEEPYTVPTGEAATRREGDDVAVFTYGAMTRPTLEAAETLGEEGIECEVVDLRTISPLDREAVVEAFEKTGRAVVVHEAPKTGGLAGEITAILQEEALLYQEAPIGRVTGFDVPYPLYALEDYYLPSAARIEDGILEAVEF; encoded by the coding sequence ATGACCGAGACACAGAACCTCACGCTGGTACAGGCGATACGAGACGGATTACACACCGAACTGCGCGAGGACGACGACGTCGTCGTGATGGGCCAAGACGTCGGGAAGAACGGCGGCGTCTTCCGCGCCACCGAGGGCCTCTTCGACGAGTTCGGGGGCGACCGGGTGATCGACACCCCGCTCGCCGAGTCGGGCATCGTCGGCACCGCCGTCGGGATGGCCGCGATGGGGATGCGACCGGTCCCGGAGATCCAGTTCTCCGGGTTCATGTACCCCGGCTTCGACCAGATCGTCTCGCACATGGCGCGGTTCCGGACCCGCAGCCGCGGGCGGTTCACGCTCCCGATGACCCTGCGGGCCCCCTACGGCGGCGGCATCCGCGCGCCGGAGCACCACTCGGAGTCGAAGGAGGCGTTCTACGCCCACGAGGCGGGGCTGAAGGTGGTCATCCCCTCGACGCCCTACGAGGCGAAGGGGTTACTCGCGGCGTCGATCCGCGACCCCGACCCGGTGATCTTCCTCGAACCGAAGCTGATCTACCGGGCGTTCCGCGAGGAGGTGCCCGAGGAGCCGTACACGGTCCCTACCGGCGAGGCGGCCACGCGCCGCGAGGGCGACGACGTCGCGGTGTTCACCTACGGCGCCATGACCCGCCCCACGCTGGAGGCCGCCGAGACGCTCGGCGAGGAGGGAATCGAGTGCGAGGTCGTCGACCTCCGGACGATATCGCCGCTCGACCGCGAGGCGGTCGTCGAGGCGTTCGAGAAGACCGGCCGTGCGGTCGTCGTTCACGAGGCGCCCAAGACGGGCGGGCTCGCGGGCGAGATCACGGCGATCCTCCAGGAGGAGGCGCTGCTGTATCAGGAGGCGCCGATCGGCCGCGTCACCGGGTTCGACGTGCCGTACCCGCTGTACGCGTTGGAGGACTACTACCTCCCGTCCGCGGCGCGCATCGAGGACGGGATCTTGGAGGCGGTCGAATTTTAA
- the pdhA gene encoding pyruvate dehydrogenase (acetyl-transferring) E1 component subunit alpha, with the protein MTVFDRAYDDTVRVLDEDGEVVGDLPDLDDESLVEMYRHMRLARHFDGRAVSLQRQGRMGTYPPLSGQEGAQIGSAYALDADDWMIPSYREHGAALVHGLPLKQTLLYWMGHEDGNNAPPDVNVFPVAVPIASQVPHATGAAWASKLRGENDAFVCYFGDGATSEGDFHEGVNFAGVFDTPTVFFCNNNQWAISVPRERQTRSATLAQKAEAYGIDGVQVDGMDPLAVYSVTEAALEKARDPETDRPRPTLIEAVQYRFGAHTTADDPTVYRDDDEVESWKRKDPIDRLESYLRGEGVLDDERVAEIESSVEAQVADAIDAAESMARPDPRELFEHAYAELPPELERQYEEFAALRDERGDAAFLED; encoded by the coding sequence GTGACCGTGTTCGACAGGGCGTACGACGATACGGTTCGCGTCCTCGACGAGGACGGCGAGGTCGTCGGCGATCTCCCCGACCTCGACGACGAGTCGCTCGTCGAGATGTACAGGCACATGCGACTGGCGCGCCACTTCGACGGCCGCGCGGTGAGCCTCCAGCGGCAGGGCCGGATGGGGACGTACCCCCCGCTCTCCGGGCAGGAGGGCGCCCAGATCGGGTCGGCGTACGCGCTCGACGCGGACGACTGGATGATCCCGTCGTACCGCGAGCACGGCGCCGCTCTCGTCCACGGCCTGCCGCTCAAACAGACGCTGCTCTACTGGATGGGCCACGAGGACGGCAACAACGCGCCGCCGGACGTCAACGTCTTCCCGGTCGCCGTCCCCATCGCGTCGCAGGTGCCCCACGCGACGGGCGCCGCGTGGGCCTCGAAGCTCCGCGGCGAGAACGACGCGTTCGTCTGCTACTTCGGGGACGGCGCGACGAGCGAGGGCGACTTCCACGAGGGGGTCAACTTCGCCGGCGTGTTCGACACGCCCACCGTCTTCTTCTGTAACAACAACCAGTGGGCGATCTCCGTGCCCCGCGAGCGGCAGACGCGGAGCGCGACCTTGGCGCAGAAGGCGGAGGCGTACGGCATCGACGGCGTCCAGGTCGACGGGATGGACCCGCTCGCGGTGTACAGCGTCACGGAAGCGGCCTTGGAGAAGGCGCGCGACCCCGAGACGGACCGGCCGCGGCCGACGCTCATTGAGGCGGTCCAGTACCGCTTCGGCGCGCACACGACCGCCGACGACCCGACCGTCTACCGCGACGACGACGAGGTCGAAAGCTGGAAGCGCAAGGACCCGATCGACCGGCTGGAGTCGTACCTCCGCGGCGAGGGGGTCCTCGACGACGAGCGCGTCGCGGAGATCGAGTCGTCGGTCGAGGCGCAGGTCGCGGACGCGATCGACGCGGCGGAGTCGATGGCGCGCCCCGACCCCCGAGAGCTGTTCGAACACGCCTACGCGGAGCTTCCGCCGGAACTGGAGCGGCAGTACGAGGAGTTCGCCGCGCTGCGCGACGAGCGCGGCGACGCGGCGTTCCTGGAGGATTGA
- a CDS encoding CopG family transcriptional regulator, translating to MGNKNKTISFRVNEDAFETLRDIAEERDISLSAVFRDYVDTLVAHDGQVRVIPEAELDSMGESGESFPPKIEVPKSFVREHERLELEAEHLREQLEEHKRYVNYLREQLEDGDEEVIQLEDLDGEPDEPSFRLG from the coding sequence ATGGGCAACAAGAACAAGACGATCTCGTTCCGCGTCAACGAGGACGCGTTCGAGACCCTCCGCGACATCGCCGAGGAGCGAGACATCTCGCTGTCTGCGGTCTTCCGGGACTACGTGGATACGCTCGTTGCCCACGACGGTCAGGTCCGGGTCATCCCGGAGGCCGAACTGGACAGCATGGGCGAGAGCGGGGAGTCGTTCCCCCCGAAGATCGAGGTCCCAAAGAGCTTCGTCCGCGAGCACGAGCGGTTAGAGCTCGAGGCCGAACACCTCCGCGAACAGCTCGAAGAGCACAAGCGCTACGTCAACTACCTCCGCGAGCAGTTGGAGGACGGCGACGAGGAAGTGATCCAGCTGGAGGACCTCGACGGCGAGCCCGACGAGCCCTCGTTCCGCCTCGGGTAG
- a CDS encoding RPA family protein, with translation MSQSAPTREVARRVFATEFNDAGYTFTESDDERAPVYALLPTGESSNRVFFVGTLTEKEDVGEDSEYWRGRIVDPTGTFFVYAGQYQPEAASKLRDLEPPAYVAVVGKPRTYETDDGTVRVSVRPESITEVDAATRDRWVAETARRTVERVAAFDDEGNEYARMAREEYDLDPQTYKAAALSALEDLDESDDELAGDADGDAALDDAPDGTDPAGTPEP, from the coding sequence ATGAGCCAGTCAGCCCCCACCCGAGAGGTCGCCCGGCGCGTGTTCGCCACCGAGTTCAACGACGCCGGCTACACGTTCACCGAGTCCGACGACGAGCGCGCCCCCGTCTACGCGCTGTTACCGACGGGCGAGTCATCGAACCGCGTGTTCTTCGTCGGCACCCTCACGGAGAAGGAGGACGTCGGCGAGGACAGCGAGTACTGGCGCGGCCGCATCGTCGACCCGACGGGCACGTTCTTCGTGTACGCCGGCCAGTACCAGCCGGAAGCCGCTTCCAAACTCCGGGACTTAGAGCCCCCGGCCTACGTCGCAGTCGTGGGGAAGCCCCGGACCTACGAGACCGACGACGGCACGGTCCGGGTCTCCGTCCGCCCCGAGTCGATCACCGAGGTCGACGCCGCCACCCGCGACCGCTGGGTCGCGGAGACCGCCCGCCGCACCGTCGAGCGCGTCGCCGCGTTCGACGACGAGGGCAACGAGTACGCGCGGATGGCCCGCGAGGAGTACGACCTGGATCCCCAGACGTACAAGGCCGCCGCGCTGTCGGCGCTGGAGGACCTCGACGAGAGCGACGACGAGCTCGCGGGCGACGCCGACGGCGACGCCGCGCTTGACGACGCCCCGGACGGGACCGACCCGGCCGGCACGCCCGAACCCTGA
- a CDS encoding replication factor A (Replication protein A protects and stabilize the intermediate ssDNA that is generated by the unwinding action of a DNA helicase at the replication fork. In addition, SSBs prevent the formation of secondary structures by single-stranded template DNA.) has protein sequence MSELRQEAEAIAEQFSDHTDVDPDDVEERLTTLVDEYRVPLDEASRSVTNSYLEDAGMERDELGRGGSEEVLVNDIDEDEQWVDLRVKLVDLWEPRSDSISQVGLLGDESGTIKFVAFETSDLPELTEGQAYELSNVVTDEYEGSYSVKLNRTTGITEIDEEIEVGDNADTVEGALVDIQSGSGLIKRCPEEDCTRVLQNGRCSEHGQVEGEFDLRIKGVLDDGETVTEVIFDREATEELTGMTLEEAKDMAMDALDTTVVAEEMGEDVLGRYYRVTGPTFGRYVLVDEMEDPGTVDVESALIEARSI, from the coding sequence ATGAGCGAACTGCGACAGGAAGCGGAAGCGATAGCGGAACAGTTCTCGGACCACACCGACGTCGACCCCGACGACGTCGAGGAGCGGCTGACGACGCTCGTCGACGAGTACCGCGTGCCGCTCGACGAGGCGAGTCGGAGCGTCACCAACAGCTACCTCGAAGACGCCGGGATGGAGCGCGACGAGCTCGGCCGCGGCGGCAGCGAAGAGGTCCTCGTCAACGACATCGACGAGGACGAGCAGTGGGTCGACTTACGCGTGAAGTTGGTCGACCTCTGGGAGCCCCGGAGCGACTCCATCTCACAGGTCGGCCTGCTCGGCGACGAGTCGGGCACGATCAAGTTCGTCGCCTTCGAGACCTCCGACCTCCCGGAGCTGACCGAGGGGCAGGCGTACGAGCTCTCGAACGTCGTCACCGACGAGTACGAGGGGAGCTACTCGGTGAAGCTCAACCGGACGACCGGCATCACCGAGATCGACGAGGAGATCGAGGTCGGCGACAACGCCGACACCGTCGAGGGCGCCCTCGTGGACATCCAGTCCGGCTCCGGGCTGATCAAGCGCTGCCCCGAGGAGGACTGTACGCGCGTCCTCCAGAACGGGCGCTGCTCGGAGCACGGTCAGGTCGAGGGCGAGTTCGACCTGCGGATCAAAGGCGTCCTCGACGACGGCGAGACCGTCACCGAGGTCATCTTCGACCGCGAGGCCACTGAGGAGCTCACCGGCATGACTCTCGAAGAGGCCAAGGACATGGCGATGGACGCGCTCGACACCACCGTCGTCGCCGAGGAGATGGGCGAGGACGTGCTCGGGCGCTACTACCGCGTCACCGGCCCCACCTTCGGCCGGTACGTCTTGGTCGACGAGATGGAGGACCCCGGCACCGTCGACGTTGAAAGCGCGCTGATCGAAGCGAGGTCGATTTAA
- the rnz gene encoding ribonuclease Z: MSLRVTFLGTGGAVPTVERAASAVFVNREGDRFLFDCGEGTQREMMRAGTGFAVDRVFVSHLHGDHVLGIPGLVQTLGFNDRTDPLTVHCPPGTDDHLHDLVHAVGHDPAFPVRIEPVAPGEVAYETDEYAVRAFETEHRTISQGYVLEEDDRPGRFDRPKAEDLGVPVGPKFGRLHEGESVEAEDGTVVEPEQVVGPPRPGRKLVYTADTRPRETTVEAAEDADLLIHDATFADDMADRARDTAHSTGREAGSIADRADAKRLALVHISSRYAADARPIRSDAREAFDGECLLPDDGDLIEVPFPDSD, from the coding sequence ATGTCTCTTCGCGTCACGTTCCTCGGGACGGGCGGCGCCGTCCCGACCGTCGAGCGCGCGGCGAGCGCCGTCTTCGTCAACCGCGAGGGCGACCGCTTCCTCTTCGACTGCGGCGAGGGCACCCAGCGCGAGATGATGCGCGCCGGCACCGGGTTCGCCGTCGACCGCGTGTTCGTCTCCCACCTCCACGGCGACCACGTCCTCGGCATCCCCGGCCTCGTCCAGACGCTCGGGTTCAACGACCGCACCGACCCGCTGACGGTCCACTGCCCGCCGGGGACCGACGACCACCTTCACGACCTCGTCCACGCGGTCGGCCACGACCCGGCGTTCCCGGTCCGGATCGAGCCGGTCGCCCCCGGCGAGGTCGCCTACGAGACCGACGAGTACGCGGTTCGCGCGTTCGAAACGGAACACCGCACGATATCGCAGGGGTACGTCTTGGAGGAGGACGACCGCCCCGGCCGGTTCGACCGCCCGAAGGCGGAGGATCTGGGTGTCCCCGTCGGGCCGAAGTTCGGCCGCCTCCACGAGGGCGAGTCGGTCGAGGCCGAGGACGGGACGGTCGTCGAGCCCGAGCAGGTCGTCGGCCCGCCCCGCCCGGGCCGCAAGCTGGTGTACACCGCGGACACGCGCCCGCGAGAGACCACCGTCGAGGCGGCCGAGGACGCCGACCTGCTCATCCACGACGCCACCTTCGCCGACGACATGGCCGACCGCGCCCGCGACACCGCCCACTCCACCGGCCGCGAGGCGGGGTCGATCGCCGACCGGGCGGACGCGAAGCGGCTCGCCTTAGTCCATATCTCCTCGCGCTACGCCGCGGACGCGCGCCCGATCCGCAGCGACGCCCGCGAGGCGTTCGACGGCGAGTGTCTCCTCCCCGACGACGGCGACCTGATCGAGGTGCCGTTCCCCGACTCGGACTGA
- a CDS encoding DUF7538 family protein codes for MRDPIAALVKQEGWRAEGAAARVHYEGGNDRYAVEFYAETARVLYWAVPTDDDEGGTAAPVPRDGVPDPLRRRVREDLDEAGIDTDVERREL; via the coding sequence ATGCGAGATCCGATCGCCGCCTTGGTCAAACAGGAGGGGTGGCGCGCGGAGGGCGCGGCCGCCCGCGTCCACTACGAGGGGGGTAACGACCGATACGCGGTGGAGTTCTACGCCGAAACGGCCCGCGTCCTCTACTGGGCGGTCCCGACCGACGACGACGAGGGCGGAACGGCCGCGCCGGTCCCGCGCGACGGCGTTCCGGATCCGCTCCGGCGGCGCGTCCGGGAGGACCTCGACGAGGCCGGGATCGATACCGACGTGGAACGACGCGAACTCTGA
- a CDS encoding ABC transporter ATP-binding protein, producing the protein MSGVEWEEDDPFEEQRDKIENPMKRLFVEYGRDYVPQVTVGVLASVFARLLDLLPPLMLGIALDAIFRGEAAFDEQIPLVLLPDAWLPTEQAAQFWFTIAVLAGAFAFGAGFHWVRNWGFNAFAQNIQHDVRTDTYDQMQRLNMDFFSDKQTGEMMSILSNDVNRLERFLNDGMNSVFRLSVMVIGIGVLLFWINWQLALVALLPVPVIAGFTYLFIKIIQPKYAEVRSTVGKMNSRLENNLGGIQVIKAANTESYESDRVDDVSFDYFDANWDAIETRIKFFPALRVLAGIGFVLTFIVGGLWVFQGPPGPFTGELSEGMFVVFILYTQRFIWPMAQFGQIINMYQRARASSARIFGLMDEPSKLEEDRDAEELVVEDGDVVYDDVSFGYDDETIVEDIDFEVEGGETLALVGPTGAGKSTVLKLLLRMYDVDDGEIRIDDQNVGDVTLQSLRRSIGYVGQSSYLFYGTVRENITYGTFDATDEEVREAAEAAEAHDFIQNLPDGYDTMVGERGVKLSGGQRQRITIARAVLTDPDILILDEATSDVDTETEMLIQRSLDRLTEERTTFAIAHRLSTIKDADTILVLEGGKIAERGTHDELLDNDGLYAHLWGVQAGEIDELPQEFIDRAQERTARIVEDAESDDD; encoded by the coding sequence ATGAGTGGTGTCGAATGGGAGGAAGACGATCCCTTCGAGGAGCAGCGGGACAAGATCGAGAATCCGATGAAGCGGCTGTTCGTCGAGTACGGCCGCGACTACGTCCCGCAGGTGACGGTGGGCGTCCTCGCCAGCGTCTTCGCCCGCCTGCTCGATCTGCTTCCCCCGCTAATGTTAGGGATCGCCCTCGACGCGATCTTCCGCGGCGAGGCCGCGTTCGACGAGCAGATCCCGCTCGTGTTGCTCCCGGACGCGTGGCTCCCGACGGAGCAGGCGGCGCAGTTCTGGTTCACGATCGCGGTGCTGGCCGGTGCGTTCGCCTTCGGCGCCGGCTTCCACTGGGTCCGGAACTGGGGGTTCAACGCCTTCGCGCAGAACATCCAGCACGACGTCCGGACCGACACGTACGACCAGATGCAGCGGCTCAACATGGACTTCTTCTCGGACAAGCAGACCGGGGAGATGATGTCCATCCTCTCGAACGACGTGAACCGCTTGGAGCGGTTCCTCAACGACGGGATGAACTCCGTGTTCCGCCTGTCGGTGATGGTAATCGGGATCGGCGTCCTCCTCTTCTGGATCAACTGGCAGCTCGCCTTGGTCGCGCTGCTGCCCGTCCCCGTCATCGCCGGGTTCACCTACCTGTTCATCAAGATCATTCAGCCGAAGTACGCCGAGGTGCGGTCGACGGTCGGCAAGATGAACTCCCGGCTTGAGAACAACCTCGGCGGCATCCAGGTGATCAAGGCGGCCAACACCGAGTCCTACGAGTCCGACCGCGTCGACGACGTCTCCTTCGACTACTTCGACGCGAACTGGGACGCCATCGAGACGCGGATCAAGTTCTTCCCCGCGCTCCGCGTGCTCGCGGGCATCGGCTTCGTGCTCACGTTCATCGTCGGCGGGCTCTGGGTGTTCCAGGGGCCGCCCGGCCCGTTCACCGGCGAGCTCTCCGAGGGGATGTTCGTCGTGTTCATCCTCTACACGCAGCGGTTCATCTGGCCGATGGCGCAGTTCGGGCAGATCATCAACATGTACCAGCGCGCACGCGCCTCCTCCGCGCGGATCTTCGGGCTGATGGACGAGCCCTCGAAGTTAGAGGAGGACCGCGACGCCGAGGAGCTCGTCGTCGAGGACGGCGACGTCGTGTACGACGACGTCTCCTTCGGCTACGACGACGAGACCATCGTCGAGGATATCGACTTCGAGGTCGAGGGCGGCGAGACGCTCGCCTTAGTCGGCCCCACCGGGGCCGGCAAGTCGACCGTGCTCAAGCTCCTCCTCCGAATGTACGACGTCGACGACGGGGAGATCCGGATCGACGACCAGAATGTCGGCGACGTGACGCTGCAGTCGCTGCGCCGGTCGATCGGCTACGTCGGGCAGTCGTCGTACCTGTTCTACGGCACCGTCCGCGAGAACATCACCTACGGCACGTTCGACGCGACGGACGAGGAGGTCCGCGAGGCCGCCGAGGCCGCCGAGGCCCACGACTTCATCCAGAACCTCCCCGACGGCTACGACACGATGGTCGGGGAGCGCGGCGTGAAGCTCTCCGGCGGCCAGCGCCAGCGGATCACCATCGCCCGCGCCGTGCTGACCGACCCGGACATCCTCATCTTAGACGAGGCGACCTCCGACGTCGACACCGAGACGGAGATGCTGATCCAGCGCTCGCTCGACCGTCTCACCGAGGAACGGACGACGTTCGCGATCGCCCACCGGCTCTCGACGATCAAGGACGCGGACACGATCCTCGTGCTGGAGGGCGGGAAGATCGCCGAGCGCGGCACCCACGACGAGCTGCTCGACAACGACGGGCTGTACGCGCACCTCTGGGGCGTTCAGGCCGGCGAGATCGACGAGCTCCCGCAGGAGTTCATCGACCGGGCGCAGGAGCGCACCGCCCGGATCGTCGAGGACGCCGAGAGCGACGACGACTGA
- a CDS encoding DUF5789 family protein, translated as MSGDNAEHDPEAHGSAPAVTFGPLKRALREHRYPVTAAELIEQYGAATLETPTGTARLDGLLEGSEERQFRDPSEVREAVLDALGHADASPEASADEWTELPR; from the coding sequence ATGAGCGGTGACAACGCGGAACACGACCCGGAGGCGCACGGTTCGGCTCCCGCCGTGACGTTCGGCCCGCTGAAGCGGGCGCTCCGCGAACACCGCTACCCGGTGACGGCGGCGGAGCTGATAGAGCAGTACGGCGCCGCGACACTGGAGACTCCGACGGGGACGGCGCGGCTCGACGGCCTGCTCGAAGGGAGCGAGGAGAGGCAGTTCCGGGACCCGTCGGAGGTCAGGGAGGCGGTCCTCGACGCGCTCGGTCACGCCGACGCGTCTCCGGAGGCGTCCGCGGACGAGTGGACCGAACTCCCACGGTGA
- a CDS encoding creatininase family protein has protein sequence MRLSEVTWTDVRDADVDVAFLPVGSTEQHGPHAPLGTDALNAVAVAEAAADAYEESSGGPGADRGEVAVAPPIPVGVAEEHRAFDGTMWVSPETFRAYVREAAESLVAHGIDRVVFVNGHGGNVEALAEVARRFSRDPDHDGYGVAFTWFEAVGDHASDMGHAGPLETALLRATNPELVREERVNEASAGAADRWGEWVSGVNLAHDSDEFTDNGVVGDPREGDAERGAELLDRASAALAELAVAVVDRDAV, from the coding sequence ATGCGCCTCAGCGAGGTCACGTGGACCGACGTGCGCGACGCCGACGTCGACGTCGCGTTCCTCCCGGTCGGGAGCACGGAACAGCACGGACCGCACGCCCCGCTCGGCACCGACGCGCTGAACGCCGTCGCGGTCGCGGAGGCGGCCGCCGACGCCTACGAAGAGTCGAGTGGCGGGCCGGGAGCGGACCGCGGGGAAGTCGCCGTCGCGCCGCCGATACCGGTCGGCGTCGCCGAGGAACACCGCGCGTTCGACGGGACGATGTGGGTCTCGCCGGAGACGTTCCGGGCGTACGTCCGGGAGGCCGCCGAGTCGCTGGTCGCGCACGGAATCGACCGCGTCGTGTTCGTCAACGGCCACGGCGGGAACGTCGAGGCGCTCGCGGAGGTCGCCCGGCGGTTCTCGCGCGACCCGGACCACGACGGGTACGGCGTCGCGTTCACCTGGTTCGAAGCGGTCGGCGACCACGCGAGCGACATGGGTCACGCCGGCCCGCTGGAGACGGCGCTGCTTCGCGCGACGAACCCGGAGCTGGTCCGCGAGGAGCGGGTCAACGAAGCGAGCGCGGGCGCCGCCGACCGGTGGGGCGAGTGGGTGTCCGGAGTGAACCTCGCGCACGACTCCGACGAGTTCACCGACAACGGCGTCGTCGGCGACCCGCGGGAGGGCGACGCCGAGCGCGGCGCGGAGCTGCTCGACCGCGCGAGCGCGGCGCTCGCGGAGCTGGCGGTGGCGGTCGTCGACCGCGACGCCGTTTAA
- a CDS encoding DUF5790 family protein: MAQSTFDDDDLFGEAAEETRAEVEEHLAAARDQLPDPDAVWETDADNVLGALNGLKSALDAGDAVDSVRSAKKAYVLGERADAFEDADDLKEEIEELESLVGDIEDAAEEVASLTGTVPAIRGALQDAADDDEAEEDEE; the protein is encoded by the coding sequence ATGGCCCAGTCCACGTTCGACGACGACGACCTGTTCGGCGAGGCGGCCGAGGAGACCCGCGCGGAGGTCGAAGAGCACCTCGCGGCGGCGCGCGACCAGCTCCCCGACCCCGACGCGGTGTGGGAGACGGACGCGGACAACGTCCTCGGCGCGCTCAACGGGCTGAAGTCCGCTCTCGACGCGGGCGACGCAGTCGACAGCGTGCGCTCGGCGAAGAAGGCGTACGTCCTCGGCGAGCGCGCCGACGCCTTCGAGGACGCCGACGATTTAAAAGAAGAGATCGAGGAGCTGGAGTCGCTCGTCGGCGACATCGAGGACGCCGCCGAGGAGGTGGCATCCCTCACCGGCACCGTCCCCGCGATCCGCGGGGCGCTCCAGGACGCGGCGGACGACGACGAAGCGGAAGAAGACGAGGAGTAG